A genomic stretch from Mycobacterium paraterrae includes:
- a CDS encoding RNA polymerase sigma-70 factor, with amino-acid sequence MTEADRHAERFVLLRPLLFTIAYEILGSTTEADDVLQDSYLRWAEVDLCRVHDTKAYLARLVTRQALNALRAGARRREDYVGPWLPEPLLLDDQDPSADVVLAESVSMAMLVVLETLGPDERAVFVLRETFGFDYDEIASAVGKSTAAVRQIAHRAREHVHARRKRFTPVDPDQNARIAAEFMAAAAGGDVQAVMSMLAPDVVWTSDSNGKASAARRPVVGADKVARFVVGLMARGAQVPEVRVEIGICNAAPAVLLYNCERLEGVFTVEIVDGTITNFYAMRNPDKLAAVTTARRISRG; translated from the coding sequence GTGACCGAGGCCGACAGGCACGCAGAGCGGTTCGTGTTGCTGCGACCGCTGCTGTTCACCATCGCCTACGAAATCCTCGGCTCGACAACCGAAGCCGACGACGTGCTGCAGGACAGCTACCTGCGCTGGGCGGAGGTCGACCTCTGCCGCGTGCACGACACCAAGGCGTATCTGGCCCGGCTGGTCACCCGTCAAGCGCTCAATGCGCTGCGGGCGGGTGCCCGGCGCCGGGAAGACTACGTCGGACCGTGGCTTCCAGAACCCCTGCTGCTCGACGACCAGGATCCTTCGGCGGATGTCGTCTTGGCCGAGTCGGTGTCGATGGCGATGCTGGTGGTGCTGGAAACCCTCGGCCCGGACGAGCGAGCGGTGTTCGTGCTTCGCGAGACGTTCGGCTTCGACTACGACGAAATCGCCTCGGCGGTGGGCAAATCGACGGCGGCGGTGCGTCAGATCGCGCACCGGGCCCGCGAACACGTCCACGCCCGGCGCAAGCGGTTCACTCCCGTCGACCCCGACCAGAACGCCCGCATCGCCGCGGAATTCATGGCGGCGGCGGCCGGTGGTGACGTACAGGCGGTGATGTCGATGCTGGCCCCCGACGTGGTGTGGACCTCCGACAGCAACGGCAAGGCAAGCGCCGCACGCCGTCCGGTGGTCGGCGCCGACAAGGTCGCCAGGTTCGTCGTCGGGCTGATGGCACGCGGGGCGCAGGTGCCGGAAGTCCGCGTGGAGATCGGCATCTGCAACGCCGCACCCGCGGTGCTGCTCTACAACTGTGAGCGGTTGGAGGGCGTGTTCACCGTCGAGATCGTCGACGGCACGATCACCAACTTCTACGCGATGCGCAACCCCGACAAGCTGGCCGCGGTCACGACGGCACGCAGAATCAGCCGCGGCTGA
- a CDS encoding aminodeoxychorismate synthase component I: MRIDRLGDLGSPYEVLRAIGDATDRLGLPAPAALTGQWFGALAVIAPSVPIVAIDTTDAFDVRPGSHSTTVGGGWIGYVSYPDPASDGRAPRVPEAAGGWTDCVLRCDRDRQWWYESLSGARMPSWLADALAGPSPGTGPRAYRIDWDPADREAHRAGVLACLEAIRAGEVYQACVCTQFTGRLAGDPLDFFLDGVARTAPDRAAYVAGDWGAVASLSPELFLCRRGDLVMSSPIKGTLPLHAPPAALRSSSKDVAENVMIVDLVRNDLGRIAVTGSVTVPELLVVRPAPGVWHLVSTVAAQVPTELPTAAMLDATFPPASITGTPKLRARELISQWEQARRGVYCGTVGLASPVAGCELNVAIRTVELDAMGNAVLGSGGGITADSEPDAEWEECLHKAAPIIGASASGLQHRIVELTP; the protein is encoded by the coding sequence GTGCGAATCGACCGGCTCGGCGATCTGGGCAGCCCCTACGAGGTGCTGCGCGCCATCGGTGATGCCACAGACCGGCTGGGGCTGCCGGCGCCGGCCGCGCTGACCGGCCAGTGGTTCGGCGCGCTGGCCGTGATCGCACCGAGTGTGCCGATCGTCGCGATAGACACGACCGATGCATTCGACGTGCGACCGGGCTCGCACAGCACCACGGTCGGCGGTGGCTGGATCGGCTATGTGTCGTACCCGGATCCGGCCTCCGACGGGCGGGCACCCCGGGTGCCCGAGGCCGCCGGCGGATGGACGGACTGCGTCCTGCGCTGCGACCGCGACCGTCAGTGGTGGTATGAGAGCCTCTCGGGCGCCCGGATGCCCAGTTGGCTCGCCGACGCGTTGGCTGGACCCAGTCCCGGTACCGGGCCGCGCGCATATCGAATCGATTGGGACCCTGCCGACCGCGAAGCACATCGGGCCGGGGTACTGGCGTGTCTGGAGGCCATCCGGGCGGGCGAGGTCTACCAGGCATGCGTGTGTACGCAGTTCACCGGACGGCTGGCCGGCGATCCGTTGGACTTCTTTCTCGACGGCGTCGCCCGCACCGCGCCGGACCGGGCAGCCTACGTCGCCGGCGACTGGGGTGCGGTCGCGTCGCTGTCGCCGGAGCTGTTCCTGTGTCGTCGAGGCGATCTGGTGATGTCGAGCCCGATCAAGGGCACGCTGCCGCTGCACGCACCCCCGGCTGCGCTGCGCTCGTCGAGCAAGGACGTCGCGGAGAACGTGATGATCGTCGACCTCGTGCGCAACGACCTGGGCCGGATTGCGGTCACCGGGTCGGTCACGGTGCCCGAGCTGCTTGTGGTGCGCCCCGCACCGGGGGTGTGGCATCTGGTGTCGACGGTCGCGGCACAGGTGCCGACCGAGTTGCCCACCGCCGCAATGCTGGACGCCACATTCCCGCCCGCGTCGATCACCGGAACACCCAAACTGCGCGCCCGAGAACTGATTTCGCAGTGGGAGCAGGCGCGACGTGGAGTCTATTGCGGCACAGTCGGTTTGGCCTCGCCGGTGGCGGGCTGCGAATTGAACGTGGCGATCCGGACGGTGGAGCTCGACGCGATGGGCAACGCCGTCCTGGGATCCGGCGGCGGTATCACGGCGGACTCCGAGCCGGATGCCGAGTGGGAGGAATGCCTGCACAAGGCCGCGCCCATCATCGGCGCTTCAGCGTCGGGCCTGCAACACCGCATCGTAGAGCTCACGCCGTGA
- the rsmI gene encoding 16S rRNA (cytidine(1402)-2'-O)-methyltransferase, whose product MSTGRLLLGATPLGQPSDASPRLIAALSSADIVAAEDTRRVRTLAKALEVVITGKVVSLFDHNEAARVPALIEQISGGATVLLVTDAGMPLISDPGHRLVAACVEAGLTVQCLPGPSAVTTALAVSGLPSERFCFEGFAPRKQGARRSWLASLAAEQRTAVFFESPRRLHACLLDAVAELGGQRRAAVCRELTKVHEEVVRGSLDELAAWSADGVLGEITVVLAGAVLQADLPSLVAQVVALVDDGMGVKDACAQVVSATPGAPSRRELYDAVLQARR is encoded by the coding sequence ATGTCTACGGGTCGACTGCTGCTGGGTGCCACGCCGCTGGGCCAGCCGTCCGACGCCTCTCCGCGCCTGATCGCGGCGCTGTCGTCGGCGGACATCGTCGCCGCAGAAGACACCCGTCGGGTCCGGACCCTTGCCAAGGCGCTCGAAGTGGTGATCACCGGGAAGGTGGTCAGCCTCTTCGACCACAACGAAGCGGCCCGGGTACCTGCGTTGATAGAGCAAATCAGCGGCGGCGCCACCGTGCTGCTGGTCACCGACGCCGGAATGCCGCTGATCAGCGACCCCGGTCACCGGCTGGTGGCCGCCTGTGTCGAGGCCGGCCTAACAGTGCAGTGCTTGCCCGGCCCGTCGGCGGTGACGACGGCGCTGGCGGTGTCTGGGCTGCCGTCGGAGCGGTTCTGCTTCGAGGGCTTCGCCCCGCGGAAACAGGGTGCGCGCCGCAGCTGGTTGGCGTCACTGGCAGCCGAGCAGCGCACGGCGGTGTTCTTCGAGTCGCCGCGCCGCCTGCACGCCTGCCTGCTCGACGCGGTCGCCGAACTCGGCGGGCAGCGGCGGGCGGCGGTGTGCCGTGAGTTGACCAAGGTGCATGAGGAAGTGGTGCGCGGATCGTTGGACGAGCTGGCCGCCTGGTCGGCCGACGGTGTGCTCGGCGAGATCACCGTGGTGCTGGCTGGCGCGGTGTTGCAGGCCGACCTGCCGAGCCTGGTGGCTCAGGTCGTCGCGCTGGTCGACGACGGGATGGGCGTCAAAGATGCCTGCGCGCAGGTTGTTTCAGCGACGCCGGGTGCGCCGTCACGGCGTGAGCTCTACGATGCGGTGTTGCAGGCCCGACGCTGA
- a CDS encoding dolichyl-phosphate-mannose--protein mannosyltransferase: MTLTDDDELLAEADSVPVISPGPLAPAPDFGPVDRLEGWVVTGVVTALAALTRMVNLGSPTDAGTPIFDEKHYAPQAWQVLHNHGVEDNPGYGLVVHPPVGKQLIAIGEALFGYTGLGWRFAGAILGTIMVALVVRIVRRISRSTLVGAIAGLLVIADGVSFVVARTALLDGFLAFLVLAAFGALIVDRDQVRERMHVAYTEGRIDETLWGPRLGVRWWRFGAGVLLGLACGTKWSGLYFVVFFGVMSLAFDVAARRQYRVLRPWLGTLRRDLVPTAYALLIIPFGVYLASYAPWFASETAIDRHEVGQSIGPKSNVPLPDAIRSLWHYTYNAYHFHAGLTNAAGNYHPWESKPWAWPMSLRPVLYAIDQQNVPGCGAQSCVKAVMLVGTPALWWVSVPMLVYASWRMLVRRDWRYAAVLVGYCAGWLPWFADIDRQMYFFYAATMAPFLAMGVALILGDILYKPGQGAERRSLGLIVVSCYVALVLTNFAWLFPVLTGQPISQNTWNMEIWLPSWR; this comes from the coding sequence ATGACTCTCACCGACGACGACGAGCTCCTCGCCGAGGCGGACTCAGTACCGGTGATCAGTCCGGGCCCCTTGGCTCCGGCACCCGATTTCGGGCCCGTCGACCGGCTCGAGGGCTGGGTGGTCACCGGCGTGGTCACGGCGCTGGCGGCACTGACCCGCATGGTGAACCTCGGCTCGCCGACGGACGCCGGCACGCCGATCTTCGACGAGAAGCATTACGCGCCGCAGGCCTGGCAAGTGCTGCACAACCACGGCGTGGAGGACAACCCCGGTTACGGCCTCGTCGTGCACCCGCCGGTCGGCAAGCAGTTGATCGCGATCGGCGAGGCGTTGTTCGGCTACACCGGGCTGGGTTGGCGATTCGCCGGCGCGATCCTCGGCACGATCATGGTGGCGCTGGTGGTGCGGATCGTGCGGCGGATCAGCCGCTCGACACTGGTCGGCGCGATCGCCGGTCTGCTCGTGATCGCCGACGGGGTCAGCTTCGTGGTTGCCCGCACCGCACTGCTCGACGGGTTTCTGGCGTTTCTGGTGCTGGCCGCCTTCGGCGCGCTGATCGTCGACCGGGACCAGGTGCGGGAGCGAATGCACGTCGCGTACACCGAGGGCCGCATCGACGAGACCCTGTGGGGCCCGCGGCTCGGTGTGCGGTGGTGGCGCTTCGGCGCCGGCGTCCTGCTCGGATTGGCTTGCGGGACAAAGTGGTCCGGGCTCTATTTCGTGGTCTTCTTCGGCGTGATGTCGTTGGCGTTCGATGTCGCGGCCCGCCGCCAGTATCGGGTGCTGCGACCGTGGTTGGGCACTTTGCGCCGCGACCTGGTTCCAACGGCATACGCGCTGTTGATCATTCCGTTCGGGGTCTACCTGGCCAGCTACGCGCCGTGGTTCGCGTCGGAGACGGCGATCGACCGGCACGAGGTGGGCCAGTCGATCGGGCCGAAATCGAATGTCCCACTGCCCGACGCGATTCGCTCGCTATGGCACTACACCTACAACGCGTATCACTTTCACGCCGGCTTGACGAATGCAGCGGGAAACTATCACCCGTGGGAGTCGAAGCCGTGGGCGTGGCCGATGTCGCTGCGACCGGTGCTGTACGCGATCGACCAACAGAACGTCCCGGGCTGTGGCGCGCAATCCTGCGTCAAAGCGGTGATGCTGGTTGGGACTCCGGCGTTGTGGTGGGTTTCGGTGCCGATGCTGGTGTACGCCTCGTGGCGCATGTTGGTACGCCGCGACTGGCGCTACGCCGCGGTGCTGGTCGGCTATTGCGCCGGCTGGCTGCCGTGGTTCGCCGACATCGACCGCCAGATGTACTTCTTCTACGCCGCGACCATGGCGCCGTTCCTGGCGATGGGGGTCGCGCTGATCCTCGGCGACATCCTCTACAAACCTGGGCAGGGAGCCGAGCGTCGCAGCCTTGGGCTGATCGTGGTGTCCTGTTACGTGGCACTGGTTTTGACGAACTTCGCGTGGCTGTTCCCGGTGCTCACCGGTCAGCCGATCTCGCAGAACACCTGGAACATGGAGATCTGGCTGCCCAGCTGGCGCTAG
- the soxR gene encoding redox-sensitive transcriptional activator SoxR — MHVQDLSPGELAARAGVAVSALHFYERHGLITSTRTSGNQRRYTRDTLRRVAFIKLSQRLGIPLARVRDALATLPADRVPTSRDWAKLSAGWRSDLDDRILHLQRLRDDLANCIGCGCLSLRACALFNPDDTLGAQGTGAVLL, encoded by the coding sequence GTGCACGTCCAGGACCTGTCGCCCGGTGAACTCGCGGCCCGCGCCGGCGTCGCGGTCTCGGCGCTGCATTTTTACGAGCGGCACGGGCTGATCACCAGCACTCGCACATCGGGTAACCAGCGCCGCTACACCCGCGACACACTGCGCCGGGTCGCGTTCATCAAGCTGTCGCAGCGACTGGGCATCCCGTTGGCTCGCGTCCGCGACGCGCTGGCCACACTGCCCGCCGACCGCGTGCCGACCAGCCGCGATTGGGCCAAATTGTCGGCGGGATGGCGCTCGGATCTCGACGATCGCATCCTGCATCTGCAGCGCCTGCGCGACGACCTGGCCAACTGCATCGGCTGCGGATGCCTGAGCTTGCGCGCCTGCGCGCTGTTCAATCCCGACGACACCCTTGGCGCGCAAGGAACCGGAGCAGTACTGCTTTAG
- a CDS encoding alpha-ketoglutarate-dependent dioxygenase AlkB, which translates to MVIEVQESLFECNDRRSLGRGAWIDIRSGWLTGADELLGELLESIPWRAERRQMYDRVLDVPRLLSFHDLTTEDAPHPHLARMRRRLNDIYAGELGEPFTTVGLCWYRDGSDSVAWHGDTIGRSSTHDTMVAIVSLGATRTLALRPRGGGASLRLPQAHGDLLVMGGSCQRTWEHSVPKTSAPTGPRVSIQFRPRDVR; encoded by the coding sequence GTGGTGATCGAGGTTCAGGAGTCGTTATTCGAGTGCAACGACCGACGATCACTGGGCCGCGGAGCCTGGATCGACATCCGCTCCGGGTGGTTGACCGGGGCGGACGAGTTGCTCGGCGAATTGCTCGAATCGATTCCGTGGCGCGCCGAACGCCGCCAGATGTACGACCGCGTCCTGGACGTCCCGCGCCTGCTCAGCTTCCACGACCTGACGACCGAGGACGCCCCGCACCCTCACTTGGCCCGGATGCGGCGACGGCTCAACGACATCTATGCCGGCGAGCTCGGTGAGCCGTTCACCACCGTCGGGCTGTGCTGGTATCGGGACGGATCGGATAGCGTCGCGTGGCACGGCGACACCATCGGCCGAAGCAGCACCCACGACACGATGGTCGCGATCGTCAGTCTCGGCGCTACCCGAACCCTCGCCCTGCGACCACGGGGAGGCGGCGCATCGCTGCGGTTGCCGCAGGCGCACGGCGACCTCCTGGTGATGGGCGGCTCATGCCAGCGGACCTGGGAGCATTCGGTGCCGAAGACGTCGGCCCCCACCGGGCCGCGGGTCAGCATCCAGTTCCGACCCAGAGATGTCCGTTAG
- a CDS encoding DUF5642 family protein, which produces MMRLGVAIASVCLLTACSHGSSEAPPAADITKIVKVKSDFGPGYKVKDTAKTGIDPKVLMTHKLPPGLTFDPPECASFVIGEDMPPGLQGNMAAVAAEGDGGRFIAMALQTSAPVPFQAPPRNCKKVAFQGGRVRGLIEVVDTPQIEGTQTLGVHRVLQTMVQGKPRSGELYNYTAHFGDYQVIVTANPMLVQGQPAKPVDTKQARDLLVKSVAAVRD; this is translated from the coding sequence ATGATGCGGCTAGGGGTGGCGATCGCGAGCGTCTGTCTGTTGACGGCCTGCTCTCACGGATCGTCGGAGGCGCCTCCCGCTGCCGATATCACCAAGATCGTGAAGGTGAAGTCCGACTTCGGCCCCGGCTACAAGGTCAAGGACACCGCCAAGACCGGTATCGATCCCAAAGTGCTGATGACGCACAAGTTGCCGCCGGGTCTGACGTTCGATCCGCCGGAGTGCGCGTCATTCGTCATCGGTGAGGACATGCCGCCCGGCCTGCAGGGCAACATGGCTGCGGTGGCCGCCGAGGGGGACGGTGGACGCTTTATCGCGATGGCGTTGCAAACCTCCGCGCCGGTCCCGTTCCAAGCACCGCCACGGAACTGCAAGAAGGTGGCTTTCCAGGGCGGCCGGGTGCGCGGGCTGATCGAGGTCGTCGACACGCCGCAGATAGAAGGCACCCAAACCCTCGGAGTGCACCGTGTTCTGCAGACCATGGTTCAGGGCAAGCCGCGCAGCGGCGAGTTGTACAACTACACTGCACATTTCGGTGACTACCAGGTGATCGTGACTGCCAATCCGATGCTGGTGCAGGGTCAACCGGCCAAGCCCGTCGACACCAAACAGGCGCGCGACTTGTTGGTGAAGTCGGTCGCCGCCGTCAGAGACTGA
- a CDS encoding DUF5642 family protein codes for MRPASAATVLLMLAGCAHPAEHPPPPPAGSAARHVDPGNIRRVRRDLPPGYEVAPVLNVSAPEGVWGIGGAGVADPPRCAPLADPAAGRGQAPQGISGSGPGGTVYAMVVAAPAGGVSLDHALLDQCRQWRMAGRRASALVRLVDAPRIDGADALGMTADIVTAVEGGNEIGSQASTFTAYLGDYYAFTTVVSDPGSPNPALTPQFAADLLVKTVSAVRG; via the coding sequence ATGCGCCCTGCCTCGGCCGCGACGGTGCTGCTGATGCTCGCGGGCTGCGCCCACCCGGCCGAACATCCGCCGCCACCGCCGGCCGGTTCGGCCGCGCGCCACGTCGACCCCGGCAACATCAGACGCGTGCGCCGTGATCTGCCGCCCGGTTATGAGGTGGCCCCGGTATTGAATGTGTCTGCGCCGGAGGGTGTTTGGGGTATCGGGGGAGCCGGCGTGGCCGACCCGCCACGTTGCGCGCCGCTTGCCGACCCGGCCGCTGGCCGCGGTCAAGCCCCGCAGGGTATTTCAGGTTCGGGTCCGGGCGGGACGGTGTACGCAATGGTGGTCGCCGCGCCGGCCGGGGGTGTGTCGTTGGACCACGCGTTGCTTGACCAGTGCCGCCAGTGGCGCATGGCCGGCCGGCGGGCCAGCGCGCTCGTGCGTCTGGTCGACGCTCCTCGCATCGACGGCGCCGATGCCTTGGGAATGACCGCCGACATTGTCACCGCCGTCGAAGGAGGCAATGAAATCGGTTCGCAGGCAAGCACCTTCACTGCCTACCTGGGTGACTATTACGCCTTCACCACCGTGGTCAGCGATCCCGGCTCACCGAATCCGGCGCTGACGCCACAGTTCGCCGCCGACTTGCTGGTGAAAACCGTATCAGCCGTACGCGGGTAG
- a CDS encoding GNAT family N-acetyltransferase: MGAGTVTELTTLRADELASLDIFKGCPAEDLMPLAASLQPLQAAAGQTLMRQGERAVSFLLIASGAAQIQHVGDDNIVTLEHVAAGTIVGEIALLRHIPRTATVITTELLTGWIGDSDAFARLVHIPGIMTRLVRTIRQRLAAFLTPIPVRIRDGSELLLRPVLPGDSARTLQGHVKFSSETLYRRFMSARVPSPALMDYLAEVDYVDHFVWVMTDLSGNPIADARFVRDNHDQTLAEVAFTVADAYQRRGIGSFLIAALSVAARVAGVERFSGRMLADNVGMRTLMDRYGARWQRDDVGVVTTVIDVPDTRDLALSRDMVDQIKHTARQVIRAVS; this comes from the coding sequence ATGGGGGCGGGCACGGTGACCGAACTGACCACGCTGCGCGCTGACGAACTGGCCAGCTTGGACATCTTCAAGGGTTGCCCCGCCGAGGACCTGATGCCGCTGGCAGCGAGCTTGCAACCGCTGCAGGCCGCGGCGGGGCAGACGCTGATGCGCCAGGGCGAACGGGCGGTGTCGTTCCTGCTCATCGCGTCCGGCGCGGCTCAGATCCAACATGTCGGTGACGACAACATAGTCACGCTGGAGCACGTCGCCGCCGGCACGATTGTCGGTGAAATCGCCCTGCTGCGTCACATTCCGCGGACGGCGACCGTGATCACTACGGAGCTGCTGACCGGCTGGATCGGTGACAGCGATGCGTTCGCGCGGCTGGTGCACATCCCGGGGATCATGACCCGACTGGTGCGGACGATACGCCAGCGGCTCGCGGCGTTCCTCACGCCGATCCCGGTCCGGATTCGTGACGGCTCAGAACTGCTGCTGCGTCCGGTGCTACCCGGTGACAGCGCGCGAACACTGCAAGGGCATGTGAAATTCTCCAGCGAGACGTTATACCGGCGGTTCATGTCAGCGCGTGTACCCAGTCCGGCGCTGATGGACTATCTCGCCGAGGTCGACTACGTCGACCACTTCGTCTGGGTGATGACCGACCTGAGCGGCAATCCGATCGCCGACGCGCGATTTGTTCGCGACAACCACGACCAAACGCTCGCCGAGGTCGCATTCACCGTCGCCGACGCCTACCAGCGCCGCGGGATCGGCTCGTTTCTGATCGCTGCCCTCTCCGTCGCCGCGCGGGTGGCGGGGGTGGAGAGGTTTTCGGGCCGGATGCTCGCCGACAACGTGGGCATGCGCACGCTCATGGACCGTTACGGTGCCCGCTGGCAGCGCGACGACGTCGGGGTGGTCACCACCGTCATCGATGTGCCCGACACGCGTGACCTTGCATTGAGTCGCGATATGGTGGATCAGATCAAACATACTGCGCGCCAAGTTATTCGGGCTGTCAGCTAA
- a CDS encoding class I SAM-dependent methyltransferase, with amino-acid sequence MAATDDPLQRTRDLLDRDASLRHGFLDTLGESVASETPTLAQRAMNSPLVATIYERLWRPVAFYVGSGITTGAEQRRAAEALRLSCATRLLDIACGPGNFTGKLAEQLPPGGLAVGLDISVPMLTRAVHDNSGPRTCYVRGDAGVLPFDDETFDAVCCFGALYLMPKPIQVAREMVRVLRPGGRIAILTSHASHIPPVRYATKASAGAIGIRMFDRQVFVDLFAEAGLVDIDQQIQRHLQFVTAGKAE; translated from the coding sequence GTGGCTGCCACCGACGATCCGTTGCAGAGGACCCGCGACTTGTTGGATCGCGACGCGAGCCTGCGGCACGGATTCCTGGACACGCTGGGCGAGTCGGTCGCCAGCGAAACGCCGACGCTGGCGCAGCGGGCGATGAACAGCCCGCTGGTCGCGACCATTTACGAGCGACTGTGGCGCCCGGTGGCGTTCTACGTCGGCAGCGGCATCACGACCGGCGCCGAGCAGCGCCGGGCGGCCGAAGCCCTTCGCCTTTCCTGCGCCACTCGCCTACTCGACATCGCCTGTGGCCCGGGCAATTTCACCGGCAAGCTAGCCGAGCAACTGCCACCGGGCGGACTCGCGGTCGGGCTCGACATCTCGGTTCCGATGCTGACCCGCGCCGTGCATGACAACAGCGGCCCGCGCACCTGCTACGTGCGCGGCGACGCGGGCGTGCTGCCGTTCGACGACGAAACCTTCGACGCGGTCTGCTGTTTCGGTGCGCTGTACTTGATGCCGAAGCCGATCCAGGTCGCCCGCGAAATGGTGCGGGTGCTGCGACCCGGGGGTCGCATCGCGATCCTGACCAGCCACGCCAGTCACATACCGCCCGTGCGATACGCGACGAAGGCAAGCGCCGGGGCGATCGGGATACGCATGTTCGATCGTCAGGTGTTCGTCGACTTGTTCGCCGAAGCCGGGCTCGTCGACATCGACCAGCAGATCCAGCGTCATCTGCAGTTCGTCACGGCCGGCAAAGCGGAGTAA
- a CDS encoding TetR/AcrR family transcriptional regulator, with translation MAQRRKPNPDQRRRELCDAAIQLLADDGAKGLSHLKVDSRAGVPDGTTSFYFRTRSALLQAVAERMVELDLATLQTVADSAAVPDGSSASALAKLVIQNGNEPQLSRTRARYEMAIQATRDPVLGATLQRAVDAFTKLHHDILVQLLPHGADLDPAVVDDLSNVTLTFINGLMLRLVHGDRIIDTPEQLDGVLTAIVDGILHSNQKGRLTHDGAALQSPTA, from the coding sequence ATAGCTCAAAGACGTAAACCCAATCCCGACCAACGCCGCCGCGAGCTCTGCGACGCGGCGATACAGCTGCTGGCCGACGATGGCGCCAAGGGCCTGAGCCACCTCAAGGTCGACAGCCGTGCTGGGGTTCCGGACGGCACCACGTCGTTCTACTTCCGCACCCGCTCGGCACTGTTGCAGGCGGTCGCCGAGCGCATGGTCGAACTCGACCTCGCCACGTTGCAGACCGTCGCCGACAGCGCTGCCGTACCCGACGGGTCGTCGGCGTCCGCACTGGCCAAGCTCGTCATCCAGAACGGGAACGAACCCCAGCTCAGCCGCACCCGAGCGCGGTATGAGATGGCTATCCAAGCCACCCGGGACCCAGTGCTAGGCGCTACCCTGCAACGCGCCGTGGATGCCTTCACCAAGCTGCATCACGACATCCTGGTCCAGTTGTTGCCACACGGCGCCGACCTCGATCCCGCCGTGGTCGACGACCTCAGCAACGTGACCCTTACCTTCATCAACGGGCTCATGCTGCGCTTGGTCCACGGTGACCGGATCATCGATACCCCGGAGCAACTCGACGGCGTGCTGACGGCCATCGTCGACGGCATCCTGCACAGCAACCAAAAGGGCCGACTCACCCACGACGGCGCCGCGCTGCAATCACCCACCGCATAG
- a CDS encoding enoyl-CoA hydratase/isomerase family protein: MVEFDYEELKKEAEQYIKFEKDRKNRIAYITFDRPEAQNAANLGMRQNYADLIHKCNVDDEVKVVVIRGEGDDFGSGGDLPEQRPMLENPGLPLHHELAINDDDVTYPPGGSYRYLSTVTDFYAKARAGNRPLQELRKISIIEAKGYCYGWHFYQAGDADLVISSDDALFGHPAFRYVGWGPRLWWWAETMGLRKFSEMLFTGRPFSAKEMYDCGFVNSVVPRDKLAAETEKYALACSRSRPTDTVAVQKTFLELYKQHKGEYFGSLLTGMVEGMLPLIKNDAEDVDLTGGTFEKGLNNVVKDNDLNFPPEWRLSRSGRAKP; the protein is encoded by the coding sequence ATGGTCGAGTTCGACTACGAAGAGCTCAAGAAGGAAGCCGAGCAGTACATCAAGTTCGAAAAGGACCGCAAGAACCGGATCGCCTACATCACTTTCGACCGTCCCGAGGCCCAGAACGCCGCCAACCTGGGGATGCGACAGAACTACGCCGATTTGATCCATAAATGCAACGTCGACGACGAGGTGAAGGTCGTCGTGATCCGCGGCGAGGGAGACGATTTCGGCAGCGGAGGTGACCTACCCGAGCAGCGGCCGATGCTGGAGAACCCCGGTCTTCCGCTGCACCATGAGTTGGCGATCAACGACGACGACGTGACATATCCGCCCGGCGGGTCATACCGCTACCTGTCCACCGTCACCGATTTCTACGCCAAGGCGAGGGCCGGAAACCGTCCGCTGCAGGAACTTCGCAAAATCAGCATCATCGAGGCGAAGGGCTACTGCTACGGCTGGCATTTCTATCAAGCCGGCGACGCCGACTTGGTGATCTCTTCCGACGACGCGCTGTTCGGCCATCCGGCGTTCCGATACGTCGGCTGGGGACCCCGCCTGTGGTGGTGGGCCGAGACGATGGGTCTGCGCAAGTTCTCCGAAATGTTGTTCACCGGAAGGCCATTCAGCGCCAAAGAGATGTACGACTGCGGGTTTGTCAACAGCGTGGTGCCGCGGGACAAGCTGGCGGCCGAGACCGAAAAGTACGCGCTGGCGTGCTCACGATCGCGCCCGACCGACACGGTCGCGGTGCAGAAGACGTTCCTCGAGCTCTACAAGCAGCACAAGGGCGAGTACTTCGGCAGCCTTCTCACCGGCATGGTCGAGGGCATGCTGCCGTTGATCAAAAACGACGCAGAAGACGTCGACCTCACCGGCGGCACCTTCGAAAAAGGCCTCAACAACGTGGTGAAGGACAACGATCTGAATTTCCCACCCGAGTGGCGCCTGAGCCGCTCGGGGCGCGCAAAGCCTTGA